A stretch of Mastomys coucha isolate ucsf_1 unplaced genomic scaffold, UCSF_Mcou_1 pScaffold3, whole genome shotgun sequence DNA encodes these proteins:
- the Cdh23 gene encoding cadherin-23 isoform X9, which produces MVKSPLNRELVATYEVTLSVIDNASDLPERSVSVPNAKLTVNILDVNDNTPQFKPFGITYYTERVLEGATPGTTLIAVAAVDPDKGLNGLITYTLLDLTPPGYVQLEDSSAGKVIANRTVDYEEVHWLNFTVRASDNGSPPRAAEIPVYLEIVDINDNNPIFDQPSYQEAVFEDVAVGTIILRVTATDADSGNFALIEYSLVDGDGKFAINPNTGDIYVLSSLDREKKDHHILSALAKDNPGDVASNRRENSVQVVIQVLDVNDCRPRFSKPQYSTSVYENEPAGTSVITMLATDEDEGSNSQLTYSLEGPGMEAFSVDMDLGLVTTQRPLQSYERFNLTVVATDGGEPPLWGTTMLLVEVIDVNDNRPVFVRPPNGTILHIKEEIPLRSNVYEVYATDNDEGLNGAVRYSFLKTTGNRDWEYFTIDPVSGLIQTAQRLDREKQAVYSLILVASDLGQPVPYETMQPLQVALEDIDDNEPLFVRPPKGSPQYQLLTVPEHSPRGTLVGNVTGAVDADEGPNAIVYYFIAAGNEDKNFHLQPDGRLLVLRDLDRETEATFSFIVKASSNRSWTPPRGPSPALDPLADLTLQEVRVILEDINDQPPRFTKTEYTAGVATDAKVGSELIQVLALDADIGNNSLVFYGILAIHYFRALANDSEDVGQVFTMGSVDGILRTFDLFMAYSPGYFVVDIVARDLAGHNDTAIIGIYILRDDQRVKIVINEIPDHVRGFEEEFIRLLSNITGAIVNTDDVQFHVDMKGRVNFAQTELLIHVVNRDTNRILDVDRVIQMIDENKEQLRNLFRNYNVLDVQPAISVQLPDDMSALQMAIIVLAILLFLAAMLFVLMNWYYRTIHKRKLKAIVAGSAGNRGFIDIMDMPNTNKYSFDGANPVWLDPFCRNLELAAQAEHEDDLPENLSEIADLWNSPTRTHGTFGREPAAVKPDDDRYLRAAIQEYDNIAKLGQIIREGPIKLIHTDVEEEPRDHSPGQGSLRFRHKPPMELKGQDGIHMVHGSTGTLLATDLNSLPEDDQKGLDHSLETLTASEATAFERNARTESAKSTPLHKLRDVIMESPLEITEL; this is translated from the exons ATGGTGAAGTCCCCTCTGAACCGCGAGCTGGTTGCTACCTATGAGGTCACGCTCTCAGTAATCGACAATGCTAGTGACCTCCCAGAGCGTTCTGTCAGTGTGCCAAACG CCAAGCTCACGGTCAACATTCTGGATGTCAATGACAACACACCTCAGTTCAAGCCCTTTGGGATCACCTACTACACAGAGCGGGTCCTGGAGGGGGCCACCCCAGGCACGACGCTCATTGCTGTGGCAGCCGTTGATCCTGACAAGGGCCTCAACGGGCTGATCACCTACACCCTGCTGGACCTCACACCCCCAGGCTACGTCCAGCTTGAAGACTCTTCCGCAG GGAAAGTCATCGCCAACCGGACGGTGGACTACGAGGAGGTACACTGGCTTAACTTCACTGTGAGGGCCTCAGACAACGGGTCCCCACCCCGGGCAGCCGAGATCCCTGTCTACCTGGAAATTGTAGACATTAATGACAATAACCCCATCTTTGACCAGCCTTCCTACCAG GAGGCCGTTTTTGAGGATGTAGCTGTGGGCACGATCATCCTGAGGGTTACAGCTACGGATGCCGACTCGGGCAACTTCGCCCTCATCGAGTACAGCCTGGTGGATGGAGACGGCAAGTTCGCTATCAACCCTAACACT GGTGACATCTACGTGCTGTCCTCTCTGGACCGAGAGAAGAAGGACCACCATATCCTAAGTGCCTTGGCCAAAGACAACCCAGGGGACGTGGCCAGTAACCGTCGAGAGAACTCGGTACAG GTGGTGATCCAAGTCCTTGACGTCAATGACTGTCGGCCTCGGTTCTCCAAACCGCAGTACAGCACGAGCGTGTATGAGAACGAGCCAGCAGGCACCTCTGTCATCACTATGCTGGCCACTGACGAGGATGAGGGCTCCAACAGCCAGCTGACCTACTCTCTCGAGGGCCCTGGAATGG AGGCTTTCTCTGTGGACATGGACTTGGGCCTGGTGACCACACAGCGCCCACTGCAGTCCTATGAGAGGTTCAACCTCACCGTGGTGGCTACAGATGGTGGGGAGCCCCCACTCTGGGGCACCACAATGCTCCTGGTGGAGGTCATCGATGTCAACGACAACCGCCCAGTCTTCGTGCGCCCGCCCAATGGCACTATTCTGCACATCAAAGAG GAGATCCCACTACGTTCCAATGTGTATGAAGTCTATGCTACGGACAATGACGAAGGCCTCAACGGGGCAGTCCGCTACAGCTTCCTGAAGACAACAGGCAACCGTGACTGGGAGTATTTCACCATTGACCCAGTCAGCGGCCTCATCCAGACAGCCCAGCGCCTGGACCGTGAGAAGCAGGCCGTGTACAGC CTCATCTTGGTGGCCAGCGACCTGGGACAGCCAGTGCCGTACGAGACGATGCAGCCATTGCAGGTGGCCCTGGAAGACATTGATGACAACGAACCCCTCTTTGTGAGACCTCCT AAGGGAAGCCCTCAGTACCAGCTGCTGACAGTACCTGAACACTCCCCCCGGGGCACCCTCGTGGGCAACGTGACAGGCGCCGTGGATGCAGACGAGGGTCCCAATGCCATCGTGTATTATTTCATTGCAG CTGGTAACGAGGACAAGAATTTCCACCTACAGCCTGACGGACGCCTGCTAGTGCTCAGAGACCTGGATCGGGAGACGGAAGCCACCTTCTCCTTCATCGTCAAAGCGTCCAGCAATCGCAGCTGGACCCCTCCCCGAGGACCCTCCCCGGCCCTCGATCCGCTGGCCGATCTCACCCTTCAGGAGGTGCGCGTCATACTGGAGGACATCAATGACCAGCCGCCACGCTTCACCAAGACTGAGTACACCGCAG GAGTGGCCACCGATGCCAAGGTAGGCTCAGAGTTGATCCAGGTGCTGGCCCTGGATGCAGACATCGGTAACAACAGCCTGGTCTTCTATGGCATTCTGGCTATCCACTACTTCCGGGCCCTGGCCAACGACTCTGAGGATGTGGGCCAGGTCTTCACCATGG GGAGTGTGGACGGCATCCTGCGCACCTTTGACCTCTTCATGGCCTACAGCCCTGGCTATTTTGTGGTAGACATCGTGGCCCGAGACCTGGCTGGCCATAATGATACTGCCATCATCGGCATCTACATCCTGAGGGATGACCAGCGAGTTAAGATAGTCATCAATGAGATCCCTGACCACGTGCGTGGCTTTGAGGAGGAGTTCATTCGACTGCTGTCCAACATCACAGGCGCCATTGTCAACACCGATGATGTGCAG TTCCATGTGGATATGAAGGGGAGGGTAAACTTCGCACAGACAGAGCTGCTCATCCACGTGGTCAACCGCGACACAAACCGCATCCTGGATGTGGACAG GGTCATCCAGATGATTGATGAGAACAAGGAGCAGCTTCGGAACCTCTTCCGGAACTACAATGTGCTGGACGTGCAGCCTGCCATCTCCGTTCAGCTGCCGGATGACATGTCTGCCCTGCAG ATGGCCATCATTGTCCTGGCCATCCTTCTCTTCTTGGCCGCCATGCTGTTTGTCCTCATGAACTGGTACTACAGGACCAT acACAAGAGGAAGCTAAAGGCCATTGTGGCTGGTTCTGCAG GGAACCGTGGTTTCATTGACATCATGGACATGCCCAATACCAACAAATACTCCTTCGACGG AGCCAACCCTGTGTGGCTGGACCCCTTCTGCCGGAACCTGGAGCTGGCCGCGCAGGCTGAGCATGAGGATGACCTCCCTGAGAATCTGAGTGAGATCGCAGAcctgtggaacagccccacccGCACCCAT GGAACTTTTGGGCGTGAGCCCGCAGCTGTCAAACCTGATGATGACAGATACCTGCGTGCAGCCATCCAGGAATACGACAACATTGCCAAGCTGGGCCAGATCATTCGAGAGGGGCCTATTAAG CTGATCCACACTGACGTGGAGGAGGAGCCTAGGGACCACAGCCCAGGCCAGGGCAGCCTCCGGTTCCGACACAAGCCACCCATGGAGCTCAAGGGGCAAGATGGAATCCACATGGTTCATGGCAGCACAGGCACGCTGCTGGCCACTGATCTCAACAGCTTGCCAGAGGACGACCAGAAGGGGCTGGACCACTCACTGGAGACCCTGACAGCCTCTGAGGCCACTGCTTTTGAGCGCAATGCCCGCACAGAGTCGGCCAAGTCCACCCCTCTGCATAAGCTTCGGGACGTCATCATGGAGAGCCCCCTGGAAATCACGGAGCTGTGA